The Bacteroidales bacterium genome contains the following window.
TCCAGCATCCTGATCGCTGCTTCCGGAATTTTTGTTCCCGGACCAAATATGGCGATAGCGCCGGCTTTATAAAGATAATCATAATCCTGAGGAGGAATAACCCCGCCCACAATAACCATGATGTCTTCACGCCCAAGTTTTTTCAGTTCTTCAATAACTTGTGGCACTAGAGTTTTGTGGCCTGCTGCCAGGCTGGAAACTCCCAAAATATGCACATCATTTTCCACGGCTTGTTTGGCGGCTTCTGCAGGAGTCTGAAATAATGGCCCGATGTCAACATCAAAGCCGATATCAGCATAACCTGTGGCTACAACTTTTGCACCCCGGTCGTGGCCGTCCTGTCCCATTTTGGCAATCATGATTCTCGGCCTGCGGCCTTCCAGAGCTGCAAACTGCTCGGCCAGTTCACAGGCTTTTTTATAACTATTATCATCCCTCGATTCGGATGAATAAACTCCTGAAATTGAACGTATCACGGCTTTGTACCTCCCGAATATTTTTTCGCATGCAAAAGATATCTCGCCTAAAGATGCACGTTTCCGTGCTGCATCTACGGCAAGTTCCAGAAGGTTTCCGCTTCCGGTTTCGCATGCTTTTGTTATTTTTTCTAATGCTTGCAATACTTCTTCATTATTTCTTTCAGCCTTGAGTTGTGCCAGCCTTTTGAGCTGCGATTCACGAACAGCCGTGTTGTCAACTTCCAGCGTTTCTATCGGCGCTTCTTTTTCAAGACGGTATTTATTTATACCAACAATCGTGTCTTTTCCAGAATCGATACGTGCCTGCTTGCGCGCAGCTGCTTCTTCAATACGCATTTTGGGCAGCCCTGTTTCAATAGCTTTTGCCATTCCGCCCAGTTCTTCCACTTCCTGAATATGAGCCCATGCCTTATGTGCCAGCTCGTGGGTCAGATATTCCACATAATACGAACCCGCCCAGGGGTCAACTACTTTGCAAATATTGGTTTCTTCCTGAAGGTAAATTTGTGTGTTACGGGCAATTCGAGCAGAAAAATCTGTTGGGAGCGCAATGGCTTCGTCAAGCGCGTTGGTGTGCAATGATTGGGTATGCCCGAGTGCTGCGGCTAAAGCTTCCACGCATGTACGGGCAACATTATTGAACGGATCCTGTTCGGTCAGACTCCAGCCCGATGTCTGGCTATGTGTGCGTAACGCCAGAGATTTCGGGTTTTTCGGGTCGAACGTCTTTACCAGCTTAGCCCATAACATACGCGCAGCCCTTAATTTGGCAATTTCCATGAAATGATTCATGCCAATACCCCAGAAAAACGACAAACGAGGAGCAAAGGAATCGATATCCATTCCGGCATTGACCCCGGCTCTCAGATATTCAAGTCCGTCGGCAAGTGTGTATGCCAGCTCGATATCAGCGGTTGCCCCGGCTTCCTGCATATGGTAACCGCTGATGCTGATCGAGTTGAACTTCGGCATGTTCTTCGAGGTAAACTCAAAAATATCGGCGATGATCTTCATGGATGGAAGAGGAGGGTAGATGTATGTATTTCGAACCATGAACTCTTTCAGAATATCATTTTGTATAGTTCCGGTAAGTTTTTCCATCGTTACACCCTGTTCTTCGGCAGCAACTATGTAAAATGCAAGTATCGGCAATACCGCTCCGTTCATGGTCATGGAAACAGACATTTTATCCAGGGGAATATTGTCGAACAGGATCTTCATGTCAAGTATCGAATCTATTGCTACGCCTGCTTTCCCGACATCACCCACCACGCGATCATGATCGGAATCGTAACCACGGTGTGTAGCAAGGTCGAAAGCCACTGATAACCCTTTTTGTCCGGCAGCCAGGTTACGGCGGTAAAATGCATTGGATTCTTCGGCTGTGGAAAAACCCGCATACTGACGGATAGTCCATGGCTGCATAACAAACATCGTAGAATAAGGCCCCCTGAGAAAAGGAGGGAGGCCGGCAGCATAATTCAGGTGTTCCATTCCGCACTGATCATCGGCTGTATAAAAAGGTTTTAATGGGATCAGTTCGGGGGTGAGCATATTCTCGATCGCTTGTACGGCAACTTCTCCTTCTGATGTGGCTTTGGGCTCCGGTTTGTAATCTATGTTCTTAAAGTCTGGTCTCATACTATTGAGTTTTATTTAGTTCAGCTTTTTGAGTTTTTATTTTTTTAATCTTGACAAGTGGCAATTGGCTCTTGGCTCCTGACTAATCCCTATTGTCAATAAAAATTTCAATTTATACCAAGTAACTTATTGTATCTGGCAAGTGTTTCGACTGCGTTAACACGCATGTGAATAAAATCGTCAACACCGTCGTTTTTTAGTTGATCTACCAGTTCTTTCGGGAATCCGGCTACGATCACCGTTATCTTCGGGTCTTTTTCTTTTACAGCCTTTGCCAGTTCGCCTGCCTGTTGTGCATACTCTTCATCGGAGCTGCAAATAACCACCAAGTTAGCGCCAGATAATAGTATCTCATCCATGGTACTGCTGGTATCTTTCACCACAAATTCATCGGTAATTTCATAACCCGAGCACCCGAAGAAATTAGTGGTAAACGTAGCCCTGGCTTTACGCATGGCAAGATTGCCGTAAGTTGCCAAAAATACTTTCGGGCGTGTGTTGCCGTTTTTTACAAACTTTTCGGTAGCGAACCGGAGTTCTTCAAAAAGTTCCGCGCCGCGGTACAACTTCAGATAGGCTTCGTCATTGCAGTTCTTCGGGCATTGGTATTCGTCCAGTATGGTTTCTTTGAGGTTGGGGAAAATATTGGTTCCAAGTATCGGGGTTTTACGCATGGCGATATCCATGTTACGCTGGGCAGCAACCTTTTCTATATCTTTTTTAACACTGCCGTTTTCCATTACGGTAATCATTCCGCCGGATTCTTCTATTTCCCTGAATTTATTCCATGAAATCTGCGCGATTTCATCTGTAAGCGATTCGATATAGTATGAACCGGCAGCCGGGTCGATAACTTTATCCAGATAGGCTTCTTCTTTTAATATAATCTGAATGTTGCGGGCGATACGGGCGCTGAATTCATCGGTTTCTTTGTATGTGTTGTTAAAAGGAAGTACGGTAATGGCATTGGCTCCGCCGATTGCGGCCGACATGCATTCGGTGGTGAGGCGCAGCAGGTTCACATAAGGATCGTAAACCGATTTGTTCCATGTACCGGTGGTAGCGTGTATGGCTACTTTCAACGATTCGGGGTTATGCGGTTTGTATTGTTCGGCTATGCGTGTCCATAACATCCGTGCGGCGCGCAGTTTGGCGATTTCCATAAAATAGTTCGAGCCGATACCGAATGTAAGCTGAATATCTCCGCAAACGTCATCCATGTCCAGCCCGCGGTCCGACATCTGGGCCATATATTCGTTGGCAGAAGCCAGCACGTATGCCAGTTCCTGAACAGCGGTAGCGCCGGCATTAAAAAAATGGATGCCGTTTATATTTAAAACTTTGAATAGCGGAAGATGCGTTTTCATATACTTGATGAGTGCCGCGGCTTCGTTGAAATTATCTTCCCTGCTGTTGTAATATTCGCCGTGCAGCAAATAATATGAAACAGAATCAAAGTTAAACGACCCTCTTAATTTATGGGCATCGAAACCTGATTTTTTTACATGTTCGATAAGCAGATCGGCTAAAATGGAATACGAATGCGAAGAAAAGAAATGAACCGCTATTTCTTCCATATTAATTCCTTTTAACAACTGTGCCATTTCTTCTTCAAAGGCGAGTTCTTTTACCTTGAAACTCACGGCCGTAGCGCCTTTTGCAATTGCATTCAACGCTTCCGC
Protein-coding sequences here:
- the scpA gene encoding methylmalonyl-CoA mutase, which translates into the protein MRPDFKNIDYKPEPKATSEGEVAVQAIENMLTPELIPLKPFYTADDQCGMEHLNYAAGLPPFLRGPYSTMFVMQPWTIRQYAGFSTAEESNAFYRRNLAAGQKGLSVAFDLATHRGYDSDHDRVVGDVGKAGVAIDSILDMKILFDNIPLDKMSVSMTMNGAVLPILAFYIVAAEEQGVTMEKLTGTIQNDILKEFMVRNTYIYPPLPSMKIIADIFEFTSKNMPKFNSISISGYHMQEAGATADIELAYTLADGLEYLRAGVNAGMDIDSFAPRLSFFWGIGMNHFMEIAKLRAARMLWAKLVKTFDPKNPKSLALRTHSQTSGWSLTEQDPFNNVARTCVEALAAALGHTQSLHTNALDEAIALPTDFSARIARNTQIYLQEETNICKVVDPWAGSYYVEYLTHELAHKAWAHIQEVEELGGMAKAIETGLPKMRIEEAAARKQARIDSGKDTIVGINKYRLEKEAPIETLEVDNTAVRESQLKRLAQLKAERNNEEVLQALEKITKACETGSGNLLELAVDAARKRASLGEISFACEKIFGRYKAVIRSISGVYSSESRDDNSYKKACELAEQFAALEGRRPRIMIAKMGQDGHDRGAKVVATGYADIGFDVDIGPLFQTPAEAAKQAVENDVHILGVSSLAAGHKTLVPQVIEELKKLGREDIMVIVGGVIPPQDYDYLYKAGAIAIFGPGTKIPEAAIRMLEILIEARK
- a CDS encoding acyl-CoA mutase large subunit family protein — its product is MNNDKRNERLFEEFPPISTEMWEEKIKQDLKGADYEKKLIWNTYEGIKIKPYYRAENIRQFDYQNALPGTYPFIRGYKGTTNTWRIREEIIVNDVAKANAEALNAIAKGATAVSFKVKELAFEEEMAQLLKGINMEEIAVHFFSSHSYSILADLLIEHVKKSGFDAHKLRGSFNFDSVSYYLLHGEYYNSREDNFNEAAALIKYMKTHLPLFKVLNINGIHFFNAGATAVQELAYVLASANEYMAQMSDRGLDMDDVCGDIQLTFGIGSNYFMEIAKLRAARMLWTRIAEQYKPHNPESLKVAIHATTGTWNKSVYDPYVNLLRLTTECMSAAIGGANAITVLPFNNTYKETDEFSARIARNIQIILKEEAYLDKVIDPAAGSYYIESLTDEIAQISWNKFREIEESGGMITVMENGSVKKDIEKVAAQRNMDIAMRKTPILGTNIFPNLKETILDEYQCPKNCNDEAYLKLYRGAELFEELRFATEKFVKNGNTRPKVFLATYGNLAMRKARATFTTNFFGCSGYEITDEFVVKDTSSTMDEILLSGANLVVICSSDEEYAQQAGELAKAVKEKDPKITVIVAGFPKELVDQLKNDGVDDFIHMRVNAVETLARYNKLLGIN